In Lineus longissimus chromosome 5, tnLinLong1.2, whole genome shotgun sequence, the genomic stretch cgatctaggatggacaggctgtgtattatgaataggaaaagtcacctagggaccgttgcgtagaatacttttttggcgaaatattgcgcaaagtccaggaAGCCTAATCTTTCTACCTCCAGATCACCCGAGAGCCATTCAAAGCAGCATATTTGTTTGGGAGCGAGCGAGTAAGCAAGAGATATCTGATTAAACCTGTCGAAGATGGCGCCAGCTTCCTGGAAGTCAAAAACATGATAGAGCGCGCAGGGGAGGACAACCCAGGTAATCAACTCCGGCCAATGGGGACTTGTTTCAGGAATATTTTTAGCGCGCGATTACCAGAACTCACTCCAGTGCTGCAAGTTCTGGGCCGCATTTTTGTCAGGATGTGGTTTGACAATTATTGCCTCGGTGAAGGGGCCAATGTCATTCTATTTCGGCCAATAGATATTACGCAGTATTTGTCCCTATTTTATGATATCTACAAATGTACCTTGTTTTCAGATGCCTCGTGTATCTTTTACAAGGATCTAGCCTACTACCTTCACAACAGACTGGATACCCCTGAGTTTATCCCTAAAGGCTATGTACATGCGTTCCTCATCCGAAATCCAAGAGACGCCATCATGTCAATGCACGATGGTAACATGCGTAGCAGCGAAGAAAACAAAGACTTATCATATGGTAGGCGAGGCCATTAGTAAAAATGTATTGATAACGCATTGAGACCATTCAGGGGCAAATAGTCCGGTTTAGCCTTGAGGGTCCCTGCTTGCCACTATCCGCCGCCACTTGTGATATCACACAAAATGCTAATCTCTGCCGATGAGTGTtgcggagacaagaccaccattgatttttaaacctTTTGGCagctaaattgtcaatgtttgaccgcgtcgcatcaaatactgcgtggcgttgtgaatctgaaattttgatatgatattccggacagtcgggcaagtaaagggtgaaaagtaaactggtagttgaccacggaaattttttgataatcgacaaattggacagacgttggtatttttcataaatatcttttcaatacctcttcAAATATGCACtcggaacctccaacctatgaattttcaatagtggtcttgtctctgcgaAGCAGTTTTGCTGGGCAGTGGACATTGTTGTGAATTTGAGGCAGGCCGACTGTTACACCAAGTTCTAGTGTATTGTTCATTGCAgtttaatgatttttcaattctcctgtttggagaagtcactgCCCTcatggaagccatttttgtatgaaaaaacacatctcatgcccaagttgtccctctTGATCAAAATGTTCTTTCTCATTTTTTATTTGACAGAGAAACATTTGTGAATCATTTTATCCTCTATTTTATGTAGATGAGGCCTCTTTCTATCGAGATGAAGTCGGACTGGAACACCTGTGGCAACTTTACACGCTGATGACCGAACAACTGGGAGAAAAGAATATCCTCATTATGGATGCTGATGATCTCTTGAACCACCCAGGTACAGTGCATTCACCCTGGGGAATCCGCTGCAGTCTCCCCAAGCATGCCTCACCTCTCCGAGTAATGGCCGACCATCTCTTCGAGCAAATCCAGCCCCGGTTGTGGAAGATGCTCGGAGAACTTTACACAGCGAACATTCAAGAGCGCCACACCGGCCTTTAATTAGTTGTTTCACAACTTATGTAATTCTCTTTTACAGAGTCTGTCCTTCGAGAATTCTGCCGTCGTACGGGCATACCGTTCAGCAAGAGGATGGTGGAATGGGGTGAAACCCCTGAACACATTAGGACCTACTCTGAGTCGGATTACATGCGTTCATGGATAGAACCTGCACTGAAATCAACGGGCTTTAAAAGGTTCAAACAGCAGGAGAGAAACTTGGATGACTATCCCGACGAAGTCAAGAACGAGATTGACCGTAGCCTTCCATTTTACAAAAAACTCTATGCGCTAAGATATGTACCTTGTCAATGAAATGTATCCTAACTCGAATGGCCGCCAATCGGAGTGTACTGGCGATATCCAAGTATACACTGCCGATTTAGCGGCGGAATGCGTCAATCCTGTGGGATACCGACGCAAAACGCCGATAAATCGTAgcttcatacatgtacctcgtcaatgaaatacacaatgtacatgtatagttgacTCGAATGGGGCTCCCTAAtcagagttccaagttccatgaagttccaagttccaagttccaagttccaaggggccatctcagaaatgcattcaatgccaaaattcatgatttctcGATAAATTTAATGTAGGTGGCGGTATCATTTGAAGGGGTCTCTGACCGGGAGTTGATGAATGGGGATCAATGAGTGGGGCAAAGAGTAAATGATGCTACATAACAACTTCACTATAGGGTCGAAATATGATAAATAGGAATGaatatttgtttacaaataaaCTCACCGATATCTTTCCTCAGTTTCCTTCAAGTATGCTGGGTAAAATGTATCCGCTCCCAGTTGCAATCCTCAACTCAACAACATTGACAAGAGAATAAATCTTGCCTTTATTTATGCCTTACAAATACATCTTAGAATTATAACTATTATATAAGATTTAATTAAACCCTTTCCACCTGTCTTTGATGAACAGGAagtttcaattttgtcactacAACTGCTTATAAACATGCTCTTTGATGGTAAAGGAATCTGCAAATAAGCTGTCAAGATTGATTGATGAGTAAGGAAGCCTGAATTAAGTCCAGGCCTTGTTTCTGTACCCAAACTCAGCAGGTGTTCAGATGCTTGCTAAGGCTGGCCCAAATTAATTGTCCGTTTGCAGTAACCCTACCAAAGGTATTCATACAGGGTAAGTGggtttttcttaattttcagtGATTTTAGCAAAACCATAGAAAAACTCCAAGATGCTAAAGAAAATTACTAAAATGCCAATAAATTCTTTTGGGTATGCATGATTTTGGTGGGTCGGTCGGCTTGACGGCAAACAAAAAACGAAATTGGGCCAGCCTAATAATGGGCCTGGCAGACATTGTCAGAGGAAGGATTGGGGTAATGGGATTGGGGGCGCATCCCTTCAAAAAGAACTTCTTTGTTCCCTCTCGGTGCAAActctgtggagaacactgaccgTTCAGAATATGCATCACAAACAGAACGTCCACATTTTTGTAGCAAAACGTGTGGGATACACGGACAGGGTTACCATCAGATATAAAGTTGTCACCCCTCTGTTGAATAGTATGGAGAACCCCCAAAATTAGCATCACAACAAACATCCCCCCCGTTGCatggtgtggagaacactgacaagGCTAAAAGCACATTGAAAAGAATTGCTGCCCCATCGCACTTCCATCACAAGGTAAATGTATTAAAGCGTCACCTATCGGAGGAAATCGCATGGTTTCCCTCTAACATTAACTCCCAGTGACAGACCCCTTTAAGCGATATGCATCACAAGGTAAATGtggtcaagcgccacctatcgaAGGACGTCTACAGCATTGTTTCCCTTTAATTTCCAAACATTAACGACTGACATTTCCGAAGCACCACCTAAATCATGTTGAGATGGCCCccctggaacttggaacttcatggaacttggaactctgaTTAGGGACTCCCGACTCGAATAGCCGCCAACATAGCCGCCAACAAGAATATGCTGGCGGTATACAAGTATACAAATGCGTTTTACCGGCGATGTGTGTTAATCCCGAAGGATATTTATGCACAACGCCGATAGAAAGGCATTACGGACCTGGACTTGTTCGATTTGATTTTCACAtgaatacagtcatgtacattctAAATAAAGGTGATTGGTGAGTTTAGAAAAGTGACGTTCACCTGCAGTTCATTTTTTGTCAGATATCATTGTTTTTGCCGGAGGCTGACTTAGAccaatgatccagcctggtaaaaccacgcccCTTCCTGTGAGATATTGTGATATgagggtggtcgatcgctcgtGTTGTAGACTCTGCTATAATTTAACCTTGCGTCAGGAacaatgacttgggacgagaCTGGGATTAGTATGGGAATTCCAAAAACtttatggaagtgactacttggcaagcccggcttaccaaacagcgactttttcttgtcctgaatggagagccgaactcattaatattaaagtaaaatctccagctcgccaaacagggtagattttttacctgtttggcaagcccggctggccgaacaggctggctttttagtgctgtttggcaagcggctctccaaacaggacaaaaaaagatgcctgttcggcgagcgacttgccaaatagacccggccaaactTTATTTTACCCCACGAGCTGACGCAAATGTGAGATTTCGTCATGCTTGGCGGACTATCCTATGAATAAAACTCCAAAAGAAAATGCACTATTCGAAAGTCTATATAGTGACACATGCAAATGGCAATCATAAAAAAATAACCTTGGTCTCATTAACTTGATTAGGAACAGGGTACATGGCGAGTGCAGCTAGTTTCCCATGTTTACTTTCCACTTCTCATTTCATTAATGGTCAACGATTTTCTTTGGGACCATTTTGGAATTTATTCTTCTAAGTATTCTGATGCCCTATAAACTGAGAAAGCGTATTTTTGTGGGAAAGCAATTGAAGGGCAGCCTACTACTAAGTGACACGAAAAAGATTATATACTTTTGATTTCGAATTACTCCCAAAATTCGCGTAGTTTAAGATCAATACTTTTTGTTTCATCAGACAGGTTCCGCAGTACGAACGACGAAAGACGAGAAGGTCTACGGTGCTATCAGGTCCTGTGCGACATGTATATCATTTACGCGTCACTCCATTACTGCGTTCATTTGCCCTTGCCGGATTAGGCCAATCGACACATGAAAGATGttccgtgggggtcgatgttatcaagatgtGCTCTGATAACCCTGTGATatgacagtagaacaatgggagtTTAGAGCTAGgtgtgagcgggctttgtttgaagacaaaagACTGACCGTTTAGGCTCGGCCTGAATTCCTTTACTGCGAGGTGCAACCAAATGTAATGCCTTGTCTCGGCTTGATACTAAGTAGCACATGGATCGGGCAAATCTAAAATAAGGCGTCGATTGAATAATTTACTTGTACGTACTTCGTATTGTAGATCTTTGTGAGGGTTTCGAAACCTGGCTAATATTTGATTTACGTTCTTGTTGTCAAGACTTAAACACCAATCTTTGCTAAATGAAGGCTGAAGTAAGCTCGTTTATTTCTCTAGGTCAGCCTAATTGCCGCGAAAATATCCTAATTTGTTGCCAGTTTATTTCACCGCCGGTACTTTCGGTAAATAAATTGCAGTTAGTTGTAATTAGTTTTCGATCATAAGAGAAGGTCGTGACCGTCTAAAATTATCCTATAGGCCTAGTCTGGTAGCATTCTTTGTGTAGTTATGCTTGGTTTCAGAGGCATGTCCAATGGTAAGTGATATTTGATTATCAATTTTTATTCTTTAGCTTGAATTCTGTGCATAGCATGATCAGAAAGGTGCAGAGACAATGGGCAGCAGGTCCACAAAACTTACGAACGACAAAGTAGGTGATATTAAGTTCATTTATGCGACAATCTTGAATCATCGTTTATACTTGTTGTAGGACAAATCGGGGAAatctcagaaaaaaaattaaaattcatttacATACTTCGTACTCTGTCGTTCGTAGGTCTTGTTAACTCTGCCTCATGTATTCAGGACCGACCAGAGTAACCAGAACCAGGCCGGGGGTGTTGGGAGAGGGACCCGGGATAAAGATAAACTCCGACTGGCTATTTGCGAATAAATAGACATGCATTGTTGAACGAAATTATGACGGAGGGTCGCGGTATACCCAGCATGTTCATGAAGTATAAAGGGTGATTGCATGAAGGCTATCCTGGCGAAACTTCCTCTTCACTACTGACGAATATCAAGATATGCTTCCTTTAATTCAACTTTCTTTGATTAGGGCCAAATATGGGGGAAAGGGCGGTCTTCCACTTGTTATTCTTCATGATCGTCAAAGTTGCAAATTGCGGTAAGTCACAACTATATACTACCAGTGTATGGGAACCATTATTACACAGGAAGATGTGTGCAAGACTATTTTTCATGTGACTGAGTCAAAGTATGACTGAAGAAACCAATTTCCTTAAAATCAAACATTAGAATTTATTGTTCCCGAACACTTTTTCCTAAGTACGGCATTTCCGTTCAACACTTGCATTGAACTTGAATGACCAGAAAGTAGCGACTGACCTACTGAATCGAATTCTGTCCTGAAATGTCGATATATTTATTTCACATGTATGACATCTGGCAATTTAATGATTACACCCTCAGAAATATTGTAAACTATAAACTCACTCGCCGATACtgcatgtacagtcctaccagaaagtaaatgtccaccgttatttttaaatatcacagaaataaaataagatatttgaatgcggttttcagcaaagtatggtatatttagttggtcacatatctgttgtatttggatgaaCTTAATTctatcccttcattatgtaacgaACATTTCATAAATGGTCCAAAAgtgacttttttatttcatgtgcggTTTCAAAAATTCACATGATCCCaagaactgtgctttatgaccatcattttttgtacttgcaattccatagaatgTGTTCGATAGACATGACAAGTGCATATTTTTgtttaggatttttatgttattttttaatCTCTCCCATagtctttgataaagacccccaatccttcatgtatgagctgagttggccataatcaccctgactgactgcattgctgactctGAGGGgcgttctcaaaggtcaccggCTCTCTGacaaaaacaatcacctgtagcgagctaaaactaatcttcaaaatgaagaatttagcaggaattttctagtaatgaaagcaaaaaaaacctttgttgtatcatagttcacccatacattgtgaaaaagatcgaaaatgaaataaaataaaaaagttacattttagacgttttaaaaattgcctgttacataatgtagCGACAGAGTAGC encodes the following:
- the LOC135488041 gene encoding uncharacterized protein LOC135488041 isoform X1; the encoded protein is MSQPRVILWAHPRSRSTAFYRSMWTVDNIKITREPFKAAYLFGSERVSKRYLIKPVEDGASFLEVKNMIERAGEDNPDASCIFYKDLAYYLHNRLDTPEFIPKGYVHAFLIRNPRDAIMSMHDGNMRSSEENKDLSYDEASFYRDEVGLEHLWQLYTLMTEQLGEKNILIMDADDLLNHPESVLREFCRRTGIPFSKRMVEWGETPEHIRTYSESDYMRSWIEPALKSTGFKRFKQQERNLDDYPDEVKNEIDRSLPFYKKLYALRYVPCQ
- the LOC135488041 gene encoding uncharacterized protein LOC135488041 isoform X2 — encoded protein: MIERAGEDNPDASCIFYKDLAYYLHNRLDTPEFIPKGYVHAFLIRNPRDAIMSMHDGNMRSSEENKDLSYDEASFYRDEVGLEHLWQLYTLMTEQLGEKNILIMDADDLLNHPESVLREFCRRTGIPFSKRMVEWGETPEHIRTYSESDYMRSWIEPALKSTGFKRFKQQERNLDDYPDEVKNEIDRSLPFYKKLYALRYVPCQ